Below is a window of Ignavibacteriota bacterium DNA.
CGCGTACTATTATTTTATCGGATGTGTTTCGGGAACCTGTGCAATCACTTCCAATCCGTACATTAGTACCGGTTATGGCGCACTCATGGGTTTTCTTGTTTTCTCTTCGTTTCGACGGAAACCTGTTATCCCGAACGGCTCACAAGAGGAACAAACGAAAAATATGTAGAGCGCGTTGGTGCAGAGTGCGCGGGTGAATATTCTCCCATGCTCTCAACGCCCTTGCACCCATACACTTTTATTGAAAACAATTTATTCAAAGGAAAAAACATGAACTACGGTATCTCGAAAACACTCAACCTCACCTACGAACAGGCAATCGAAAAAGTCACGGAAGAACTGAAGAAGGAAGGGTTCGGCGTGCTGACAACCATTGACGTGAAAGACACGCTCAAGAAAAAAATAAACGCAGATTATACAAAGTATATCATTCTCGGAGCGTGTAACCCATCCTTTGCATATCAAACATTGCAGGCGGAAGAACAAATCGGTTTGTTGTTGCCGTGCAATGTTATTGTGTATGAAAAAGGAAACGAAACTGTTGTCGCCGCATTCGACCCGATGGTGATGGGACAGTTGATTGACAACCCGAAGATTGAACCGGTAGCGATGGAAGTTCGCTTACGTTTGGAGCGGGTGATTGCCGCTATGTAGAGGTTGCAATTATTGCCAAACTTTCACCCCCGCACCCAACACCCGCGCGCCATTGCGCCTGAAAACATTTCAATTTTTTCTATGACCTACATCCACCACTTACGACCTACCACCTTTCACCTTCTCACTGAACCTCTTCTGAAACTTCTCCACCTTCGGTTTCACAACGAATAAACAATACGGCGCCATGCCGTTTTCATTGTAATAATTTTGGTGATAGTCTTCGGCTTCAAAGAAGATTGTGAACGGTTCGAGCGTGGTGACAATTGGTTTTCCGAACACGCCTGATTCATCGAGTTGTTGCATGTACTGTTCGGCAATCTGTTTCTGTTCTTCGTTGTGATAGAAAATGACGGAGCGGTATTGCGTGCCGACATCATTCCCCTGTCTGTTCAGTGTCGTCGGGTCGTGCGTTTGCCAGAAGACTTCGAGCAGTTCGGAAAACGAAATGATGTTCGGGTCGAAGGTAACCTGGCAGACTTCTGCATGTCCTGTTGTTCCGTTGCAAACTTCTTTGTACGTAGGATTGTTCACCTGACCGCCTGCGTAGCCGGAGACGACGGATACTACTCCGTTCAATCTCTGAAAGACTGCTTCGACACACCAGAAACATCCGGCTCCAAACGTTGATAGTTGTCGTTGATTCATATTGATTCCTTACTTGATGAGATGAAGATAGGAAAATCTCTTCTCAAAAAGGAACGCTCTCTCCGTTAGCGCTCTTCCTGCGGATGGAATTTATCTTTCTTCGTCCGATAAAACAATTCTTTTGCAGTTTTTTTGCTTCATTATTATTCACTTTCTTTTTATCTTTGTCCCCGAAACGATGGCTTGTTTACAATCAATTCCTTTATACTACCCACTCACCCCGAACCACTAACCAAACAGTGAGTGTGCAGTTCAAATATTCCCTTCGCGAACTTCTCAGTTCTATTATGTCGGGAAACTACACCGCGCCGCAGATGAAAGAATTCTACCGCATCGTCTTTTCCATCGCCGCGCCGGTGATTCGGAAGAAGATTCATTCGGGAAGAATTGTGCCGTCGTATTTCAAACTCCCGCCCGACGATTTCATCCATGATTGTATTGCCGAGGTATTTATGCTTGATGAACACGACTCGTGCATCCAAATCAAATCATACTTCGAAGGACTGACCTTCGACGAACTGAATGAAGATGAGTTGTTTTTCCATCTCCGGAGAATCGTCTTCGGAAAAGTAAACAACAACATCTTCCGGATGTTCAGCGAGAACGACCCTTCGCTCGGGAAAATTCTTCGCAACATGAAACTTGCGCTTCAATCGTTACAGAATTTTTCCTACGTCGAACGGTTCGGCGAGTATTGCATCGTCCCGATGATGTGCGATACGCTCGAACATCTGCCGGAGATTGAACGGGAGGAACTTGAGCAACACCTCCGTTTCTCGTTCGAAGGCGATGAAAAAATCCCCGCGCTCATGGGGAAACTCTCCCGATTCCTCCGCGAGCAAGAAGAATACAGCCGTATAGTTCCCGTCATGACGATTGCGTATGCGTTTCGGATTCTTTTCTCGGAAGAAACAATGATGGAAATCTCACAGCCGGATGTCGAATCGAAACTTGCAATGGATGATTCGCTCGCACTCATCAAAGATGCGTGCAGGGAAACGAAATCAAAAACATCACCGAACTATGTCGGGAAGAAAAATGTACCGGAAGAGATGTTTGAGAAATATTTTCAAGTGATTGAGTCGAGCCTTATTGACAGAATCATTCATCAGGACGGAGAAGCAGTCTCGTACTTCGACCGTCTGGAAACGCTCCTTCCCGGCTTGACGAAAGAAGAATACCGGGAGAACTACAAATCGCATCTCGAACACCTGACACGGGTGACATACGATTGCGCGATAAAGAAACTGAGGAGAGAGTTATGAACATCAATGTAGGTCGAGTTTCAACTCGACCCGCCGATGATAAAAACAGACTCCACAGTCATGCTTTGAAACGAAAAGGCGAACTGAAGTTCGCCCTACATTATTATCAGAGTTCCTCAACTGCAAGGATAATAGTATAAACCAATGAATCATTATAGTGAACATGTTCTTGAAATGTATGTTGTTGGCTCGGAAAAAGTCGAGAGCCGGCGGCAGGACATTGAATTGCACTTGCGGGAGTGCCACGGGTGCAGAACGCTCGTGAGCAACATCCGTGAGTTTTACGGCGAGATGAAGGAAGAATACGAACGGAACGAATCGCTCGAACCGAAAGAGCGAAGTGCGCTTGTGCCGGTTGAATTGAGCGTAACTCCCCTAAACGAACCCTTCTCTGCCCCCGTGCTGTACCGACCGCAGACGTTTATACAGAAAATTCAATACTATCTCATCCGGTATCCGGTGAGAACGGTTGCGGCGGGTGTTGCTTCCTCAAGTTTATTATATGCTTTGACGTTTTTTGCTTTGGGTGATTTGCTTCAGGATAGAAATCCTGCCATCTACAATTACAATAACAAAACAGGTTATTTTGAAGTATTCAATAAGGGATACAACAAGTTGTGGGAACTTCCCATTCTTGTTGATGACAATTTAAATGAATTTGAAATCCATAACCGAATAACTTTTACAAAAATTGCAGATTTAAATGGCGATAAAGTGAACGAGGTCGCAACCACAATTCGACTTCCGGATGATGAGAAAGCAATCTTCCAACAAAAACTTCGTGTCTTTGATTCAAAAAAGAATTTGATTTTTTTCAAAGGATTCAATTCTGACTTTCAATATCTTAACAGGCGTTATGACAATGTATTTACGGCTCATGCTTTATTAGTGGAAGATTTTACAGGCGCCGGAAAGAATGATATTATCGTTTCAGCGACGAGCATCCGTTCGCCAATGTACCTGCAACGAATTGATGCTGGAGGAAATGTACTTGGGGAGTACTGGCACTTCGGACAAATGAATGGACTTTTTTCAAAGGATATAACGAATGACGGTATCAATGAAATTGTAGCTTTTGGAATTGATGATGCACTGGATTCAGTTCATGTTGAGCGACTCTGCATTGTTGTCTTGGATGGAACAAAAATATCTGGTAAGAAAAAATCTACAGTTTCTCAGGGCTTTGCTATGCCTTTTTCCGATGCCGAAATTCTCTATTTACAGTTTCCAATATGCGATATGAATGTTGTTCTTGGCAACAAACCAAATAACCTCACTTTTCAATCAGAAAAGGAGGGTCTATTAACATTTAGCACTACAAGTAACAGACCCGATAATGTTCCTGATTTTCATTATCTACTTTCTAATGATATGAAAGTAGTTGAAGTGAAATCTACCACGGCGACTGATAGAGTTCGTGAACAACTTATCAAAGAAGGAAAACTCAAAGGCTCAATTGATAAAACATATTTAGAGAATTTGAAAAATGAAGTGCAGTACTGGAACGGAACTTCATGGCAAAAAAGTTGGACGAAAGTGAATCATTCGTTGGCTCAATAGCGACGTATGTGCCACGCACTTTTCCTACAAAACTGTACTAATCTTTTCAATCTCATCGAATCTTGAAGAGCAAGTGCGTGGCACGTTCATTTTTTCGTGATTGAATTTCTCATCAAGAGTTATTACATTAAGACAACACAAATTTAATCAAGTTATGAAATTGAAAGTCATTATTCACGAAGCAGAAGAAGGCGGCTTCTGGGCAGAAGTCCCATCCATCCCCGGTTGTGCCACCCAGGGAGAATCATTCGAAGAACTTCTTCAAAATATTTATGAAGCGGTGGAAGGATGTTTGTTGGTAGATATTGACCAACCAACTCTTACGGGAAATGAGAGAATTGTAGAAATTGCAGTATGAGACAACTATCGGGGAAAGAACTTGCATCAATCCTCGAACATCATGGGTGGGAATTACTGCGGGTACACGGCAGTCACCATATCTTCGGGAAGACGGGAAGTAAATTCAGAATTTCTATCCCGATACATGGAAATACTCCATTGAAAAAAGGATTGCAGAGACATCTTCTTGCTCTTGCTGGATTGAAGGAGAGTGACATTTAATCCGGATGGATTAACCTTCGTAAGGTTGTTGTACATGCCACGCACTTTTTCTTCACCGAAAAACTTGAAACTCTTCACCCCGTTGGTCTACGACTCGTAGAGGGTGAAATATTTATAGAAAAGATAGACCGAGAAAAAAAACTCCGTAGGAGTGACATAGAAATTATTTCACTCCTACGGAGTTGTAGATTTTGTTCTGTTGTTTTTCTATAAATATAGCATCCTCTACGAGTCGTAAACCTACGGGATTAGTAAACCGCAAGGTTAGGTTTATCTTTTGCGAACTGACACGTTAACATTCTATCAAACGGGTCGCGATGGATTGATGGTAACAGAGGAAGTTCTCGAATCTGCTGTTCAGTCAGAGGGAGAGGAAGAATCTGATGTTGTTGACGCATCTCAATAGGATACTCGTATGCAGGTTCGATGAGAGTAAGTTTCCCGGTCTGCTGTTTCACAATTGCTTCCCAAATTGAAACAGCGCTCAGGTAAACACTATTACGGGAATCACGGATTATTTCTCTGTGCTTTTGTGATAACTTTTCATCTTCGGTTATGTACCAAATAAAAATTGCAGTATCAAGAAGAAACTTCATTTGCCTTCAAATTCATCAAGAATATAATCAGGAAGCGGGTCATCAAAATCATCTGCTATAAAAATTTTCCCTTTTGCCAGTCCGTACGGGCGTGGCTGATTGATTTCATGCTCAATTGGTTCCATCCGGATAGCCGGCTGGTCTTTTTGTGCAATGACGAGATTTTCACCCTTCAACACTGATTCGATATACTGTTGAACGTTCGAATAAAATTCTTCTAATGCTATAGTCATAGTAATACCTGAATTTGATACGTTAATGTAATAATTAACGCAGAAAGAATCAAGATGCCAAATAGTGTGAGTCAACGTGTCGTTCCCACGCAAGTGGGAATCCAATCAGTCACGTCAAGACCACACTGTCTCTTGGATTCCCGTTGGCACGGGAATGACATTAGAGTACTTTTTGTAAAGCCCGCATTCCTGCCGAGAAGTTGAGTGTATGGCATTTCATTTCAATGCACCAACTCCACTTTCATTTTGTACCCGAGAGCATGTAATAATTCCATCAGTTCCTCGAAACTGACTTCGAAATTCTGTGCATCCATTAGCCCGATACGCGCAACGATTTCCTGTGTTTGGTTCCGGTCAAATGTTTCCTCTTGCACCATGTTCTCGCACCACGAAATGAGTTCTTCCCGCGAAACAATCTGATTAAAATATTGCTGAAGTTTATTTGCTACGATGCTATTAGTAATCATAATTCATCTTTTAATTGTTGATGTCCTTTGTCGATCGGGTATTTCTCGTGGCGTTCAACAAGAATTCCTGAATCATCATAAATTTCTTGATGAAAAGAAAAGGTGATTTCTTCTTTACTCACCTTTTTTACATATCGGGCAAACCATCCCGCTTTGCCTTGTACGTCGAACCAATACGTTCTTGTCCCATCTTCATGGTCAATCCAATGATTGAATTTTTTCTCATTTTCGAAACGAGTTGCCATAATAAATTCTTGGTAAATATACATCCGCACGATTACAAATACAAAGCAAAGCTATTCATAATCCGATCCCGTGGAATAACCTTGCGAAGGTATGTGCCACGCACTTTTCCTACAAAATCGTACAAATCTTTTCAATCTTATCGAATCTTGAAGCGCAAGTGCGTGGCACATTCCGGTATATTCAAAAAAAATCTAAATGAAAATTTAGCAGAACCACCCACCTGTAAGGATGATAGAAGAAAAACTACTTCTTTTATTCATAAACATAGGTGTTACAATGAAAAGATTATTTACAACATTTTTATTTTTATCATTCCTTTTTGAATGTTCCGCAGGTGTACTTGGCTCATGGACTTATAAATCTTCCATTGCAGAAGGGAGAAGAAATCTTTCTGCAGTTGTGGTCAATGGAAAAATTTATGCAATAGGTGGTGGATTGGCAAGCAACCCGTGGAATCATCGGAGGACGGAAGAATATGACCCTTCAACCGATACTTGGACAATAAAGCAACAGTTGCAAAATACCCGTTATGATTTTGCATTATCCGTTGTAGATGGAAAAATCTATGCTATTGGTGGGCATAATGGTAGTAACCCTATAACAAGTGTTGAGTTGTATGACCCATCTACCAACACATGGACTTCAAAAACTTCTATGCCAACAGCGAGAGGCGGTGTTGCAGGTGGTGTGGTCAATAACAAAATTTATGTAATTGGAGGTGAAAATCAATCTGGAACTTCGTTAGCCACGGTCGAAGAGTATAATCCTGTAGCCGATACAGTCGGTGGAAGTCCATGGACAACCAAAACGAGTTTACCACAACCAACAGGTGTTCATGCTGTTGCAGTGTACAACAACAAGGTGTATGTTTTCGGGGGAAAGGGGGTTCCCGGGACAGTTATTTATAACGATGTACAAATATACGATCCTTCGACTGATAGCTGGTCAAGTGGATTACCAATGCCCACAGCAAGACAGCGGCTTGGTGCAACAGTCCTTGGTAATAAGATTTATGTTGTTGGTGGTACAAATAATTCAAATTATACAAATGTAACTGAAATTTATGATCCACTCACAAATTCATGGTCAGTCGGTGATTCACTTCAGACAACCAGAAACTCATTTGGTATCACGACGTTGAACAATAATATTTTTGTAATTGGAGGTGGAAGTCAATCTACACCATTTTTAAGTAGTGTTGAATGTTATACTCCCGATCTGGTTGCCTACTATCCATTCAACAACAATGCAAATGATGAAAGTGGAAATGGGTTTAATGGACAACTTTTTAATAATCCCTTATTGAGCAATAATAGATTTAACAATTCCAATTCAGCCTTTTCTTTCAATGGTACAAACCAATACATTGAAATTCAGGATCCAAATGGAGTATTAAATTTTGATGTAAATACACAATTTTATTCAGTATGTGCATGGGTTAAACTATCTTCATTAGCTCACGATCAAACATTTATTGTCGATCGCGGTGATGGAGACGAACCTGAATCTTATACTTTACAGTATAGAGCTTCCGAACAAAAATTCTTTGCTGATATGTGGAACGTTCCTGGTAATTGTCCACTTTGGAGCACTACATCTCCATCAATAGATATTTGGTATCATCTTTCTATGGTAGTAGATAATCAAATATTAAAATTTTATGTCAATGGTGTTTTACAAGATCAAAAAAATCTTTGCCCATCAATTCTTGTAACAGAAAATAATTTACACAAAATCACTATCGGGAGAATGGTCCCACAATATAGTGACTATACCGAAGGTGTTCTCGATGACATCCGCATCTACAATCGTGCTTTATCTGCATCTGAAATCTCTAACCTCTATCATGAAGATTGTTATGGCTATACTTCCAATTTTATAATTCCATCAATAGTAGATACCGTAAACGATACAGTATTCGTTCCGGTCAATATTTCAATCCCTTCATGCAAATCGTATAGTTCTGCCGAGTTTAAGTTAGGCGATTATCAGGCAGGATTGGAATTCATCGGTATCGAGACGGCATCGAGTTTTGTCGGAGATTCAGGGTGGTCGGTTCAGGTATTTGAGACAGATACATCGTTAAACATTGCAACGGCAGGAGCAAAGAATATTTCCGGCGACGGAACGTTGCTCTGGGTTAAGTTCAAACTTACCGGCTCAATTTGCACAAGTTATCCGATA
It encodes the following:
- a CDS encoding T9SS type A sorting domain-containing protein, giving the protein MKRLFTTFLFLSFLFECSAGVLGSWTYKSSIAEGRRNLSAVVVNGKIYAIGGGLASNPWNHRRTEEYDPSTDTWTIKQQLQNTRYDFALSVVDGKIYAIGGHNGSNPITSVELYDPSTNTWTSKTSMPTARGGVAGGVVNNKIYVIGGENQSGTSLATVEEYNPVADTVGGSPWTTKTSLPQPTGVHAVAVYNNKVYVFGGKGVPGTVIYNDVQIYDPSTDSWSSGLPMPTARQRLGATVLGNKIYVVGGTNNSNYTNVTEIYDPLTNSWSVGDSLQTTRNSFGITTLNNNIFVIGGGSQSTPFLSSVECYTPDLVAYYPFNNNANDESGNGFNGQLFNNPLLSNNRFNNSNSAFSFNGTNQYIEIQDPNGVLNFDVNTQFYSVCAWVKLSSLAHDQTFIVDRGDGDEPESYTLQYRASEQKFFADMWNVPGNCPLWSTTSPSIDIWYHLSMVVDNQILKFYVNGVLQDQKNLCPSILVTENNLHKITIGRMVPQYSDYTEGVLDDIRIYNRALSASEISNLYHEDCYGYTSNFIIPSIVDTVNDTVFVPVNISIPSCKSYSSAEFKLGDYQAGLEFIGIETASSFVGDSGWSVQVFETDTSLNIATAGAKNISGDGTLLWVKFKLTGSICTSYPITFKQAFFNTGNDSATKANGSVTIKARPVYGDVDLDGNVYAVDASAILKHLVYDSVLTCQQIANADVTLHDSITALDASVILMYRVGRITSLPYDTTAFGTLRASGTITMSNIKTEGNRIEIPLNLSGGSNILSFEGNITYNPDDLSFMYVLWSEQLNGFEIPIKVESGRITFAGANSLPDGQVGVFATLVFTKNPSFTETVVSIDNLQWNEEETVPNAASITIRDANVFINVAKDWNMVSVPIGSSDFRKTTIYPTAISNAFAYQRGYETRDTLKNGEGYWVKFAEPQGVTYSGTENQTGRFDVNAGWNMIGSISSSVSVSTISSEPAGIVTSQFFGYNAGYFSSATIEPGKACWVKVNQSGTLILSSSATMSAVNKITIVPTNELPPSPPDGEVNSKNSTVPSEFALAQNYPNPFNPVTVISYQLKVKSDVTLKIYDVLGQEVATLVHQTQDAGYKSIEWDASNIESGIYFYRLTAGNFVETKKLLLVK
- a CDS encoding type II toxin-antitoxin system VapC family toxin — its product is MKFLLDTAIFIWYITEDEKLSQKHREIIRDSRNSVYLSAVSIWEAIVKQQTGKLTLIEPAYEYPIEMRQQHQILPLPLTEQQIRELPLLPSIHRDPFDRMLTCQFAKDKPNLAVY
- the msrA gene encoding peptide-methionine (S)-S-oxide reductase MsrA, translating into MNQRQLSTFGAGCFWCVEAVFQRLNGVVSVVSGYAGGQVNNPTYKEVCNGTTGHAEVCQVTFDPNIISFSELLEVFWQTHDPTTLNRQGNDVGTQYRSVIFYHNEEQKQIAEQYMQQLDESGVFGKPIVTTLEPFTIFFEAEDYHQNYYNENGMAPYCLFVVKPKVEKFQKRFSEKVKGGRS
- a CDS encoding DUF302 domain-containing protein — its product is MNYGISKTLNLTYEQAIEKVTEELKKEGFGVLTTIDVKDTLKKKINADYTKYIILGACNPSFAYQTLQAEEQIGLLLPCNVIVYEKGNETVVAAFDPMVMGQLIDNPKIEPVAMEVRLRLERVIAAM
- a CDS encoding type II toxin-antitoxin system HicB family antitoxin, whose amino-acid sequence is MKLKVIIHEAEEGGFWAEVPSIPGCATQGESFEELLQNIYEAVEGCLLVDIDQPTLTGNERIVEIAV
- a CDS encoding type II toxin-antitoxin system Phd/YefM family antitoxin, translating into MTIALEEFYSNVQQYIESVLKGENLVIAQKDQPAIRMEPIEHEINQPRPYGLAKGKIFIADDFDDPLPDYILDEFEGK
- a CDS encoding type II toxin-antitoxin system HicA family toxin encodes the protein MRQLSGKELASILEHHGWELLRVHGSHHIFGKTGSKFRISIPIHGNTPLKKGLQRHLLALAGLKESDI